In Pseudohongiella acticola, the sequence TGACACCGAGGTTCGGGATGACTTTATACGTGTACTGAGCGCCGGGGGTTCGGACCACCCCCACAATATCCTGCTTAAAGAAGCCGGTCTGGATATGACTCAGCCAGAGGCATTTGAGCCAGTGCTGCGTCGCATCACTGACCTGATGGATCGTATTGAGGCTTTGTTGTAATCAGCGATGAGAAGTAAATCACAGGGAGAATTCTAAAAATATGAAATCGATTACATACATTGCTCCACACAAAACTGCATTGACGGTCGCAGTGTTACTTGCAATAGCGTCTCTGATTTTTATCATTCCGATGGCAATCCTGCTGAGTCTGGTCACCCCTGAGGGCGCAGGGCTTCCGATTGGGATGATGCTTGCGATGCCAATTATCTACTTCGTGATGGGATATTTGTCGACCGCGTTAATGGCCTGGATTTATAACAAAGTCGCTAACTATACCGGTGGTATCACTTTCAAAATTTCAGAATGAACTCGGGTTTGGCTGGGGCTCAAAGGTTATAACACAATCCATCTGTGGCACACATTTGTTCTATCACCTGCTGCCGGCGAATGAGTACATTCTGCCAGCAGGGCTGTTCGAAGATGGCTCCGACTTCAAGATGACCAGCCAGATTTTTATCGACGAGAAGCCAGGCTACTACGAATTTTCCAACGCCACTCCGGAAATGACGGGCGAGCAGGTATTTGCCCGGTTTGCTGAATCGAGTAATTGAGCGCGTCCCGGGACAGAGTTTTCAAGAGGTTTATATGAGACCGGAAAAGTTTCGAATGGGACGACTCGATCACGTGCATATCCGCGTGCCCGATCGTGATGAGGCAGCTCGATGGTATGCCGAACACCTGGGCTTTGAGGCCGTCGCGGCTTACGATTTCTGGGCCAAAGGCTTTGATGGCGGGCCCCTGCAGATATCTGCAGATGGCGGGCAAACCATGCTGGCGCTGTTTGAGGCCAGTGAAGGGCATCCAATGGTACCGCAGAAAACCGGTGTTGCATTCAGTCTCGACGCGGAAAGCTTCCTGGCATTCGCCCGCTCGCTTCCGAACGGTATCAATGATACAGCCGGAAAGCCCCTGCAGATCGCTGACATCGTCGACTTCGACATGTGCTGGGCATACAATCTGGCCGACCCCTGGGGTAACCAGTATGAACTCAACTGCTACGAGTACGAACGAATCAGGGAGGCGCTTGTAGGGGATGATGGCGTCGAACCGGTGCGATACTGGCCGCGTGCTCTGTATGAGGAGTACAGAAGATGACAATCGAGAAAATAAACTACATTGAACTCCCGGCCACCGACATTGACGGTACCAAGCAATTCTTCGCCAACGTATTCGGCTGGCAATTTGTTGACTATGGGCCAGAGTACACTGCGATTACAGGGGCGGGGATCGACGGCGGTTTTTATAAGTCGAGTTTGCGGGCCACAACGGATACCGGCAGCGCATTGGTGGTACTTTACAGCCAGGATATCGAGTCTTCACTCTCGAGAGTTGAAAGTGCCGGCGGCAAGATCGTCAAGCCCATATTCTCATTTCCTGGTGGTCGTCGTTTCCATTTTAGTGACCCAAGCGGCAACGAGTATGCAGTCTGGTCGGAGTGATGGGCGTGCCACTAATGCTTGATAAAAATGGCTGGGCACGCTTGCTGTTGATAACAAATAACAAATGAAAGGTCCAATAAAGAGGCAATCTATGCGTGCTCGCTGGCTGATCATCGCGGTTATTGTTAGCTACTTCATTATGCTGATTGGCGGCGGGGCGCTGAAGCCCGGCTACTCGCATGTAGGCCAGTTTATCAGCGAGCTTAACGCCACCGGTACCCCGAACGCACAACTCATCGGCTGGCTCGGTTTTATGCCTTTTGGCGTGCTCTCGGCATTGCTCATTATATCGCTGTCAGGTATTGCGCCAGTTGCAGGCGCCAGTCGCGTCGGGTACTGGTTGTTGCTGATGGAGCCAGTTGCCTATATTGGCTCTGCGTTCGCACCGTGTGATATCGGTTGTCCGGTTGAAGGCAGCGCCAGCCAGATGATTCACAATTCACTTGCGGCTGTTACTTACATATTTACCGCTGTTGGACTTGTGTTGCTTGCTTCGTCGGCAAAGTTGCCGGGGCGTGTGCGCGTACTTCTGGCTGGATTGGCCGTCGTCTGGCTGACGTTATTTACAATCATGCTGGACAGTTCGCTTGAGCCGTGGCGAGGACTTCTTCAGCGACTTGCCGAGTGGATCGTTTACGGTGCATTGCTTATTCTTGCGTGGAAACTTTCTGCTGACGATTCTAAACTAAATGATGAAGCAGCAATGAAGGCGCTGTAGCGTCGTTCACATAGCGAAATGAATTAGGCCGAAAGCAGGGAGGAATGACAGAATGTATGTGCCGAGCCACTTCAGGGAGGATGATATTGGTAAGCTACATCAATACATCCGTGACATTGGACTCGGTCTACTGATAGTCGCGGATGAGGATGGCATTGAAGCGAACCACATCCCTTTCCATCTCAGTATCGAACAGGACGGCACATTTACCCGGCTTCAGTGCCATGTGGCAAGAAGCAATCCTGTCTGGAGCCGCCTGAAACCGAATGCGCGAGTGCTCGTTGTTTTTCAGGGGCCCGATGCTTACATTTCACCTTCGTGGTATAAAACCAAAACAGAAACAGGCCGTGTAGTTCCAACCTGGAACTATCTGGCGGTGCACGCAGAGGGCACCGCTCGCACTGTCGAGAATCCGGTGTGGCTTAAAGATCACTTGCATAAATTGACTAGTCAGCAAGAGTCGGACATGGACCAACCGTGGTCTGTTGACGATGCTCCCGCGGACTACGTCGACCGTCTAGCACAGGCGATCGTTGGTATAGAAATCGACATCGAAACGCTAACCGGCAAGTTGAAAGCAAGCCAGAATCAGCCTGAAGCAAACCGTGTAGGTGTTAAAAAAGGCTTCGAAAATCGAGGAGAAAAAGGCGATTGTATTATCGCTTCTTTTATTCGTTAGCATAGAGTCGTAGCAGATCAGTAGATAAGACATCGATGTTTAAAAAGTCCCGGGAATTTCAGTTGATCGGATTCCGTTGTTAGTCAGAGGTAGAGAATGAAAGCTGGATCACTGACGTTTTTCAGTGGCAAGATGGGAGCCGGTAAAACGACCCGGTCCCGCCAAATTGCGCAAGAACGGAATGCGGTACTACTGTCAGAAGACGAATGGCTTGAAGCGGTCTATCCCGGCTGTATTACATCGCTGGACGACTATATTCACTATTCCGCGCAACTTCGGCCGCAAATAAAAAAACTGGTGCAATCGATTCTGGTTGCGGGAACAGACGTAGTGATGGATTTCCCGGCAAATACGATCACGCAAAGAAACTGGTTTCGCAGCATATTCTCCGAAGTCAAGGCGCAGCATGAGCTGATCTATATCGATTTACCGGACAGTGTGTGTCTGGAGCAGATCGGGCAGCGGCGAATCGAGCAGCCAGCGAGGGCGAGAACTGATACCGACGCGATGTTCGTGCAGGTGACAAAATACTTTGTAGCGCCCACGTCTGATGAGGGCTTTAATGTCGTCAGCTAGTCGTGAGATATAGTACACTGGAACGTATGGTAATAGTGAGTAAAGTTAAAGTCAGGATGAAAAGAGCTCTGGCGAAAATTTCAACTATGTATTGGAAGAAGTACTGACGAAGCCCGAAGAATTAGAATCAACCTGGTGTAAAACAACGCAGTGCACCCAGGTGCCAAAAAGGAGATCAAGGATGTTCAAAGTAATTTCTACCGCGCTCATCACCGCATTCATGTTGCTGCCTTTGGCGAGTGCCCAATCCGAGTCGCCTGTCGGCGACTGGCATGGAACGCTTAGTAGCCCTGCCGGCTCATTACGACTGATTTTCCAGGTAGAGCAGGTGTCAGACGAATACAGTGCCAGCATCGTTAGCGTGGATCAGGGCGGGGCCGTTATACCCATGATGATAAACGTTGATGGCAGTGCGGTTCATTTCACCAACACCCAGTACGATATCAACTACCAGGCGGAACTAAATGGGAACGAGATGACCGGTACGTTTAGGCAGTTTGGTAATGAATTTCCCGACTTTACACTGGTGCGTGAGGAATGAACCTCGAAACGTATCTCAGTGAACAGGAGTTAAAAAAAGGATTCCAACATATTCAGGGGTCTCCGCCCGACAACGGCGTGGTCGAAATGATCGTCTGCAGGCCTGGCACGGGTGAGCGAAGTGAAATGCAGTCTTGTGAGCTGGATCGGGAGCAAGGACTGATAGGCGACAACTGGCTGGCCAGAGGCTACAAAAAAACTGCAGACGGCTCTGCGCATCCCGACATGCAGATTAACATCATGAACGCCAGAGCTGCTGCGTTAGTCGCCGGTTCCAGAGACCGTTGGAAGCTCGCGGGAGACCAGCTTTATATTGATATGGATCTGAGTGCGGACAATCTTCCCCCAGGTACACAGCTGCAGGTAGGTGATGCAATCGTCCAGGTTACGGGGGAGCCGCACCTTGGCTGCAAAAAATTCATGGAGCGATTTGGTCGGGACGCCACGTTATTTGTTAACTCCGAACAGGGTAGATTAGTCAATATGCGGGGTATAAATGCCCGTGTTATAAAGTCAGGTCGTGTCAACGTGGGGGATAGGGTAGTGAAGAAAGCATAAATGCATTTCTCATCAAGCCCTTTTTGAAAAGTACGGCCTGATGGAGCGTGATAATGAGGTTTTATGAAAGCATTTGATGTAATTGGCAAGGCTATGGAGTCCGCAGCAATGCTTCCGGGCAGCCATGAAAATTGAATATCTGGCAGACAGGCCTGATGCGATTGATCTGGTTTCACGCTGGTATGTCGAAGAATGGGGCGGGTCGAACTCAGGGCTTACGCTTGAAAGTGTCTCCAGAAATCTCACTTCGAGCATGAATCGCGATAGCCTGCCGCTGATATTGTTGGCGGTGGAGCAAAAAAGAGTGGTTGGCGCGGTTGAGTTAAAAATTCGCGAAATGAGTGTCTATCCTGACAAAGAACATTGGCTGGGCGGGCTGTATGTCGATCCGGCGCGTCGTGGCTCCGGCATCGGTCGGCAGCTGATTGAACACGCTATTGCACTGGCCTCAACACTCGGAATATCAACGCTTTATTTGCAAACAGAGCGACTCGATGGTGGTGTTTATGCCAGCCTTGGCTGGAAACCATATGAGCAGGTTAACAATAAAGGAATCGACGTCCTGATCATGGGAAGAGATGTTTAATTGTCGCATTACTTGAAGAAACCGGGGAAACATGGAATTTATAATAAAAAATTTTAAATGGGTCATGCTGGTAACAGGTGCTCTGACTGCCATGATGTTTTATGGTTTTTTTGCACCCCAGATGGCTCTTGAGTCAATGTTTGCGACATCGTTCGGCGGCGAGCTGGAAACGTTGGTCGCGCGGAGCTGGTCAGCGCTTATCGGACTGATTGGTGCGGTTTCTATTTATGGCGCATTTGTCGAACGGCATCGTGTCTTTGCTGCGGTGATCGCAGCAGCAAGTAAGGCAGTCTTTGTGCTTTTGATGCTGATTTATGGCCAGGACTATCTGGCTGCGGCTGCTCCGGCGCTGACAATGGATGTTGCCGTTATTGTGCTGACCCTGGTTTTTCTGGTGGCCATCAGGGCTCGCGGCGTTCCGACAGGCAGTGCCCGCTAAAGCGTTTTGTGCTCAGGGAGATTGGTTTTGCCCAGGATTACACTAAAAGGCCACATCGTGGTGCCGGACCATGACCTGCAGGCGGTTATGGCGGAACTACCCGCTCATATAACGCTGACGCGCCAGGAAGAAGGCTGTTTGCTTTTTGAAGTGCATCAGGACCCCGATACGCCCAATTTTTTTTCGGTGCATGAAGAGTTCACTGATCGCGCTGCCTTCGATACGCACCAACAACGTATCCAGACGTCAGACTGGGGGCGGGTCGCGTCATCGGCCGAGCGGCATTATGAAATAACAGAAACAGAGTAGAGTCACCGGACAATGGCGCCTTTATGGTGCGCTAATAGTGGCTTCTGCACGATCCGCGAACACAATACGCCCTGTTGAGTGTGTAG encodes:
- a CDS encoding DUF998 domain-containing protein; the encoded protein is MRARWLIIAVIVSYFIMLIGGGALKPGYSHVGQFISELNATGTPNAQLIGWLGFMPFGVLSALLIISLSGIAPVAGASRVGYWLLLMEPVAYIGSAFAPCDIGCPVEGSASQMIHNSLAAVTYIFTAVGLVLLASSAKLPGRVRVLLAGLAVVWLTLFTIMLDSSLEPWRGLLQRLAEWIVYGALLILAWKLSADDSKLNDEAAMKAL
- a CDS encoding MOSC domain-containing protein — its product is MNLETYLSEQELKKGFQHIQGSPPDNGVVEMIVCRPGTGERSEMQSCELDREQGLIGDNWLARGYKKTADGSAHPDMQINIMNARAAALVAGSRDRWKLAGDQLYIDMDLSADNLPPGTQLQVGDAIVQVTGEPHLGCKKFMERFGRDATLFVNSEQGRLVNMRGINARVIKSGRVNVGDRVVKKA
- a CDS encoding VOC family protein, with translation MTIEKINYIELPATDIDGTKQFFANVFGWQFVDYGPEYTAITGAGIDGGFYKSSLRATTDTGSALVVLYSQDIESSLSRVESAGGKIVKPIFSFPGGRRFHFSDPSGNEYAVWSE
- a CDS encoding VOC family protein encodes the protein MRPEKFRMGRLDHVHIRVPDRDEAARWYAEHLGFEAVAAYDFWAKGFDGGPLQISADGGQTMLALFEASEGHPMVPQKTGVAFSLDAESFLAFARSLPNGINDTAGKPLQIADIVDFDMCWAYNLADPWGNQYELNCYEYERIREALVGDDGVEPVRYWPRALYEEYRR
- a CDS encoding AAA family ATPase; translation: MKAGSLTFFSGKMGAGKTTRSRQIAQERNAVLLSEDEWLEAVYPGCITSLDDYIHYSAQLRPQIKKLVQSILVAGTDVVMDFPANTITQRNWFRSIFSEVKAQHELIYIDLPDSVCLEQIGQRRIEQPARARTDTDAMFVQVTKYFVAPTSDEGFNVVS
- a CDS encoding FMN-binding negative transcriptional regulator, whose amino-acid sequence is MYVPSHFREDDIGKLHQYIRDIGLGLLIVADEDGIEANHIPFHLSIEQDGTFTRLQCHVARSNPVWSRLKPNARVLVVFQGPDAYISPSWYKTKTETGRVVPTWNYLAVHAEGTARTVENPVWLKDHLHKLTSQQESDMDQPWSVDDAPADYVDRLAQAIVGIEIDIETLTGKLKASQNQPEANRVGVKKGFENRGEKGDCIIASFIR
- a CDS encoding GNAT family N-acetyltransferase, coding for MKIEYLADRPDAIDLVSRWYVEEWGGSNSGLTLESVSRNLTSSMNRDSLPLILLAVEQKRVVGAVELKIREMSVYPDKEHWLGGLYVDPARRGSGIGRQLIEHAIALASTLGISTLYLQTERLDGGVYASLGWKPYEQVNNKGIDVLIMGRDV
- a CDS encoding putative quinol monooxygenase; its protein translation is MPRITLKGHIVVPDHDLQAVMAELPAHITLTRQEEGCLLFEVHQDPDTPNFFSVHEEFTDRAAFDTHQQRIQTSDWGRVASSAERHYEITETE